A genomic window from Strix aluco isolate bStrAlu1 chromosome 32, bStrAlu1.hap1, whole genome shotgun sequence includes:
- the LOC141916952 gene encoding acrosin-like translates to MPLAAMHLLHLLVVLALCWPAHSAWDSCGGTCGLRPMAADDGTSRVVGGTDAQTGAWPWIVSIQDLWAAGTRHVCGGSLISPQWVLTAAHCFIKARHITMWRVVVGATHLTQLGPEAQVRTIKRLLVREDYRNIPHINDIALLELDQPVQCSNSIQLACVPDTSLKVSELTTCYISGWVSTTARAEGSTDVLQESKVHLIDLNICNSSRWYLGAVHPHNLCAGYPQGGIDTCQGDSGAPLVCKDKNAEYFWLVGVTSWGRGCTRAKRPGIYTSTQHFYDWILERMGLSPAVTAAPTPRPAFPSTPLQTPRPTPTQSGGFSSCPILLQKLVEFFTWLQELLQNLREGLSSRMDRIQCRLQCTMTISCRGSAC, encoded by the exons atgccactggcaGCGATGCATCTGCTCCATCTCCTCGTcgtgctggccctgtgctggcctgcgcacagtgcctgggacagctgtgg AGGGACCTGCGGGCTCCGGCCCATGGCTGCTGATGACGGCACCTCGCGCGTGGTGGGGGGCACAGACGCCCAgacaggggcctggccctggatcgtcagcATCCAGGATCTCTGGGCAGCAGGCACGAGGCATGTGtgcggagggtccctcatcagcccgcagtgggtcctcacagcagcccactgcttcatcaaggccag gcacatcaccatgtggcgcgtggtggttGGGGCCACCCACTTGACTCAGCTGggcccggaggcccaagtgcgcactATTAAGCGGCTGCTCGTTCGTGAAGACTATAGGAACATCCCACACATTAACGACATTGcactgctggagttggaccagcctgtccagtgcagcaaCTCCATACAGCTTGCCTGTGTGCCCGACACCTCACTAAAAGTGTCAGAGCTGACGACCTGCTACATCAGTGGTTGGGTGTCCACGACAGCGAGAG ctgaaggatcaacggatgtcctgcaggagtccaaggtccacctcatcgaccTCAAcatctgcaacagcagccggtggtacctaggggccgtccacccccacaacctgtgcgctggctacccgcagggcggcatcgacacctgccag ggggacagcggtgctcctctcgtctgcaaagacaAGAATGCTGAGTACTTCTGGCtcgttggggtgaccagctgggggagaggctgtacgagagcaaaacggcccggaatctacacctccactcagcacttttacGACTGGATCCTAGAACggatggggctgagcccagcagtAACGGCTGCTCCGACGCCACGGCCAGCCTTCCCCTCAACCCCCCTTCAGACGCCAAGGCCAACACCAACGCAATCAGGCGGGTTCAGCTCCTGCCCCATTCTACTGCAGAAGTTGGTGGAATTCTTCACTTGgttgcaggagctcctgcagaacCTGAGGGAAGGCCTGAGCAGCAGGATGGACAGGATccagtgcaggctgcagtgcaCCATGACCATCTcctgcaggggctctgcctgctga
- the LOC141916955 gene encoding LOW QUALITY PROTEIN: rho guanine nucleotide exchange factor 18-like (The sequence of the model RefSeq protein was modified relative to this genomic sequence to represent the inferred CDS: inserted 1 base in 1 codon), protein MFSEPMGFMLNFLSPLQAVISQQDSCIEMQRATMVDWEKQHRLQPTRGNLLLEQEKQRNCEKRRELVNVQKLQRQLELEQQRLERERSRQQRAFESTEAQLQETRQLREKLNQGREELERQREACQHDLERLREAQGAVKKEKECPDQXRKLKKQNTVSGTFSPEMGQKQMLSHSVSFGGEGLEPSAPVLKASVPASVSGMDYLERLDVARRDGTTLENHPLPALRSEGPIHLLGATNQIQTPAAVRQQIPTKLATFTKGSKEKGGKHKASGNREEKQYSCQLHCAVTLAGILLLLSSGFFNSRSKFKLLIRL, encoded by the exons ATGTTTTCTGAACCCATGGGTTTCATGCTGAATTTCTTATCTCCCCTCCAGGCAGTGATATCTCAGCAGGACAGCTGCATCGAGATGCAACGAGCCACCATGGTAGACTGGGAGAAGCAACACCGGCTGCAGCCTACCCGAGGCAATCTGCTGCTAGAGCAGGAGAAACAGCGGAACTGCGAAAAACGGAGAGAACTGGTGAATGTGCAGAAACTGcagaggcagctggagctggagcagcagcgcCTGGAACGGGAGAGGAGTCGGCAGCAGAGGGCATTTGAAAGCACAGAAGCTCAGCTGCAGGAAACTCGGCAGCTGAGAGAGAAGTTgaatcaggggagggaagagCTCGAGAGGCAGCGAGAGGCCTGTCAGCATGACCTAGAGAGGCTGCGGGAAGCTCAGGGAGCAGTCAAGAAAGAGAAGGAGTGTCCAGATC TCAGGAAGCTGAAGAAGCAGAACACAGTGTCAGGCACGTTCTCCCCAGAAATGGGACAG AAGCAGATGCTAAGTCATTCTGTTAGCTTCGGTGGAGAAGGGCTGGAACCATCTGCACCCGTCCTGAAAGCCTCTGTGCCAGCGAGCGTCTCCGGGATGGATTATCTGGAACGTCTGGACGTGGCTCGTAGGGACGGTACCACCCTGGAGAACCACCCCCTTCCTGCGCTGAGGAGTGAAGGGCCAATACATCTCCTGGGTGCAACTAATCAGATACAGACACCAGCTGCAGTCCGGCAGCAGATTCCTACTAAATTGGCCACTTTTacaaaaggaagcaaagagaaaggtgGGAAGCACAAAGCATCTGggaacagggaagaaaaacaatacagCTGTCAGTTACATTGTGCAGTTacattggcagggattttgttactcctttcctctgggtttttcAATTCTAGAAGTAaattcaaacttttaattagACTTTGA
- the LOC141916917 gene encoding rho guanine nucleotide exchange factor 18-like — protein sequence MYEIHTSSKEKRNSWMTHIRRAVESCPDEEGGMFHEPGAEKRLAEATAAKLKDFQERLDMKDDLIMQSLTEKQQFYLEISEMNGFGDHSQGSRI from the exons ATGTATGAAATTCACACAAGCtcaaaagagaagaggaattcCTGGATGACACACATCCGCAGAGCTGTAGAAAG CTGTCCTGATGAAGAAGGAGGAATGTTTCATGAACCTGGAGCAGAGAAGAGGCTGGCTGAAGCAACAGCTGCTAAGTTGAAAGATTTTCAAG aGCGTTTGGACATGAAGGACGACCTGATTATGCAAAGTCTAACTGAGAAGCAACAGTTTTATCtagaaatatctgaaatgaaTGGGTTTGGAGACCATTCCCAAGGATCTCGGATCTAA